A window of the Deinococcus gobiensis I-0 genome harbors these coding sequences:
- the panD gene encoding aspartate 1-decarboxylase, whose protein sequence is MERIMFRAKIHRATVTQADLDYVGSVTVDQDLLDAADILVGEKVDIWNITNGNRLHTYALSGPRGSGVIGINGAAAHLVGPGDLVIIAAFGNFSEEEARTLEPKVVLVDAQNRLLELAPV, encoded by the coding sequence GTGGAACGCATCATGTTCAGGGCCAAGATTCACCGCGCGACCGTGACCCAGGCGGATCTGGACTATGTCGGCAGCGTCACGGTCGACCAGGACCTCCTCGACGCCGCCGACATCCTGGTGGGCGAGAAGGTGGACATCTGGAACATCACCAACGGCAACCGCCTGCACACCTACGCCCTGAGCGGCCCGCGCGGCAGCGGCGTCATCGGCATCAACGGGGCGGCGGCGCACCTCGTGGGGCCGGGCGACCTCGTGATCATCGCGGCCTTCGGCAACTTCAGCGAGGAGGAGGCCCGCACCCTGGAGCCGAAGGTGGTGCTGGTGGACGCGCAAAACCGTCTGTTGGAACTCGCCCCGGTCTGA
- a CDS encoding MarR family winged helix-turn-helix transcriptional regulator — MTEPPPSALLATLHPTLAVAPASSNPLQGPELQFMTALWNVWQALSGQGEQALRTRHGLGLRAFITLSHIQAAPTYPAALAQALGLPRYEISRVLGELETRGAVIRTSRPGESGRVVVTVTPQGGALWRSALDTLGMATAPALDTLGPDREHLTSLLTRVAQAAQGDSR, encoded by the coding sequence GTGACCGAACCGCCCCCCTCTGCGCTACTGGCGACGCTACACCCCACTCTGGCCGTGGCCCCAGCCTCCAGCAACCCGCTCCAGGGACCGGAGCTCCAGTTCATGACGGCCCTGTGGAACGTGTGGCAGGCGCTCAGCGGCCAGGGCGAGCAGGCGCTGCGCACGCGGCACGGCCTGGGGCTACGTGCCTTCATCACGCTCTCGCACATCCAGGCCGCCCCGACCTATCCGGCGGCGCTGGCGCAGGCTCTGGGGCTGCCGCGTTACGAGATCAGCCGGGTGCTGGGCGAACTCGAAACGCGCGGAGCCGTGATCCGCACCTCCCGGCCGGGCGAATCCGGCCGCGTCGTCGTGACGGTCACCCCGCAGGGCGGGGCGCTGTGGCGCTCGGCGCTGGACACCCTGGGCATGGCCACGGCGCCTGCCCTGGACACGCTGGGACCGGACCGCGAACATCTCACCTCACTACTGACACGGGTCGCGCAGGCGGCCCAGGGAGACTCCCGATGA
- a CDS encoding DUF3656 domain-containing U32 family peptidase: MPRTPTKPEVMSPVGGLPQLRAAVEAGADAVFFGVNPVRGEGRQDGAGFHARAKVGFEAEALPEIMRGLHARGVQGFVTFNVLVFDRELRDAERQLIHLAESGVDAIIVQDHGVARLAHEICPDLPIHGSTQMSITSAEGAELARRFGASRVVLGRELSLRDIGRIAAQTDIELETFVHGALCVSYSGQCFSSEAWGGRSANRGQCAQACRLPYDLFVDGAARDLGDARYLLSPGDLYALHQVPDLVKLGVDCLKIEGRYKDAEFVALTTAAYRKAVDEAWAGLPLSVTPQEERDLEQVYSRGLGPHFMAGTNHQTVVRGRAPRHRGVRVGTVRGVTERGVLVELSETVKPGDGLVFDPANWRKPEGREEGGFLYGLWQGGRQVEDIRAGGTYELRFGRGAVDGRRVREGDPVWRTQDPTLAARVKPLVEATDPVYTRPVTAHFVGRVGEAPALTLDDGQGHRATATAPEPLSPARNRALDEAGLRESLGKLGGTGYHLAGLSAELQGAGFLPVSALNALRREAVEALTAARAQAPERAARPRLEGALPQHLPRPDTAAGPRLHALVRTPEQLAAAIKERPASITLDYLELYGLGPSVEQVRTAGIEVRVASPRILKPTEQNLQKFLLGLGAGILVRSGGLLEGLQGQAGDTPLTGDFSLNAANLLTARALLDLGLTRLTPTYDLNARQITELATLVGGERLEAVAYGHLPVFHTEHCVFCRFLSEGTDYTNCGHPCESHRVALRDERGFMHPVMADVGCRNTVFEGRPQVAAAHLREWREAGLRDFRLEFVHETPEQVRAVVAAHRDFLAGACGVAELEARLREQTDQGTTEGSLFVPQGFGELALLPMV; the protein is encoded by the coding sequence ATGCCGCGCACCCCCACCAAGCCCGAAGTCATGAGTCCCGTCGGCGGTCTGCCGCAACTGCGCGCCGCCGTGGAGGCGGGGGCCGACGCGGTGTTTTTCGGCGTCAACCCGGTCCGGGGAGAAGGCCGCCAGGACGGCGCGGGCTTCCATGCGCGGGCCAAGGTGGGCTTCGAGGCCGAGGCGCTGCCCGAGATCATGCGCGGGCTGCACGCGCGCGGGGTGCAGGGTTTCGTGACCTTCAACGTGCTGGTGTTCGACCGCGAACTGCGCGACGCCGAGCGCCAGCTCATCCATCTGGCCGAGTCGGGCGTGGACGCGATCATCGTGCAGGACCACGGCGTCGCCCGGCTGGCCCACGAGATCTGCCCCGACCTGCCCATCCACGGCAGCACGCAGATGAGCATCACCTCGGCCGAGGGCGCCGAACTCGCGCGGCGCTTCGGGGCCTCGCGCGTGGTGCTGGGGCGCGAGCTGTCGCTGCGCGATATCGGCCGCATCGCCGCGCAGACCGACATCGAGCTGGAGACCTTCGTGCATGGGGCGCTGTGCGTGAGCTACTCGGGCCAGTGCTTCTCGTCGGAAGCCTGGGGCGGGCGCAGCGCCAACCGGGGCCAGTGCGCCCAGGCGTGCCGGCTGCCCTACGACCTGTTCGTGGACGGCGCGGCGCGCGACTTGGGCGACGCGCGTTACCTGCTCTCGCCGGGCGACCTGTACGCGCTGCATCAGGTGCCGGACCTCGTGAAGCTGGGCGTGGACTGCCTGAAGATCGAGGGCCGCTACAAGGACGCCGAATTCGTCGCCCTGACCACCGCCGCCTACCGCAAGGCCGTGGACGAGGCCTGGGCGGGCCTGCCCCTGAGCGTGACCCCCCAGGAGGAACGCGACCTGGAACAGGTGTACTCGCGCGGGCTGGGGCCGCATTTCATGGCGGGCACCAACCACCAGACCGTCGTGCGCGGGCGGGCGCCGAGGCACCGGGGCGTGCGCGTGGGCACGGTGCGCGGCGTGACCGAGCGCGGGGTGCTCGTCGAACTGAGCGAGACGGTCAAGCCCGGCGACGGCCTGGTGTTCGACCCCGCCAACTGGCGCAAGCCCGAGGGCCGCGAGGAAGGCGGCTTCCTGTACGGGCTGTGGCAGGGCGGGCGACAGGTCGAGGACATCCGCGCGGGAGGCACCTACGAACTGCGCTTCGGGCGCGGCGCGGTGGACGGCCGCCGTGTGCGCGAGGGCGACCCGGTGTGGCGCACCCAGGACCCGACCCTGGCCGCGCGCGTGAAACCGCTGGTGGAGGCCACTGATCCCGTCTACACCCGCCCCGTGACCGCGCACTTCGTGGGCCGGGTGGGTGAGGCCCCGGCGCTCACGCTCGACGACGGCCAGGGTCACCGCGCCACCGCCACGGCGCCCGAGCCCCTGTCGCCCGCCCGCAACCGCGCGCTGGACGAGGCGGGGCTGCGCGAGAGCCTGGGCAAGCTGGGCGGCACCGGCTACCACCTCGCCGGGCTGAGCGCCGAGTTGCAGGGGGCGGGCTTCCTGCCCGTCTCGGCCCTCAACGCCCTGCGCCGCGAAGCCGTGGAGGCCCTGACCGCCGCGCGCGCCCAGGCCCCCGAACGCGCGGCCCGGCCCCGGCTGGAAGGGGCGCTCCCCCAGCACCTCCCCCGCCCCGACACGGCGGCCGGGCCCCGCCTGCACGCGCTGGTGCGCACGCCCGAGCAGCTCGCGGCGGCCATCAAGGAGCGCCCCGCCTCGATCACCCTCGACTACCTGGAGTTGTACGGCCTGGGGCCGAGCGTGGAGCAGGTCAGGACCGCCGGGATCGAGGTGCGGGTCGCCAGCCCCCGGATTCTCAAGCCCACCGAGCAGAACCTCCAGAAGTTCCTGCTGGGGCTGGGCGCGGGCATCCTGGTGCGCTCGGGCGGGCTGCTCGAAGGCTTGCAGGGCCAGGCCGGCGACACGCCGCTGACCGGCGACTTCTCGCTGAACGCCGCGAACCTGCTCACCGCGCGGGCGCTGCTGGACCTGGGCCTCACGCGCCTGACCCCCACCTACGACCTCAACGCCCGCCAGATCACCGAACTGGCGACCCTGGTGGGAGGCGAGCGGCTGGAGGCGGTCGCCTACGGGCACCTGCCGGTCTTCCATACCGAGCACTGCGTCTTTTGCCGCTTCCTGTCGGAGGGCACCGACTACACCAACTGCGGCCACCCCTGCGAGTCGCACCGCGTGGCCCTGCGCGACGAGCGCGGCTTCATGCACCCCGTGATGGCCGACGTGGGCTGCCGCAACACGGTCTTCGAGGGCCGCCCGCAGGTCGCCGCCGCACACCTGCGCGAGTGGCGGGAGGCCGGGCTGCGCGACTTCCGGCTGGAATTCGTGCACGAAACGCCCGAGCAGGTGCGTGCGGTCGTCGCCGCCCACCGCGACTTCCTGGCGGGCGCATGCGGCGTGGCCGAACTCGAAGCGCGCCTGCGCGAGCAGACGGACCAGGGCACCACCGAGGGCAGCCTGTTCGTGCCCCAGGGCTTCGGGGAGCTGGCACTGCTGCCGATGGTGTAG
- a CDS encoding DoxX family protein, which produces MTQPDPSGTTPAQNAARLLLGSALIFAGVGHLTFARQEFQAQVPDSLPFDQDGVVLASGVAEIALGATLIGIPAKRRRTAGAVAAAFFVAVFPGNISQLLTHSDSLGLDTDTKRWLRLPGQPLLIAWALWSTGFFNKKGS; this is translated from the coding sequence ATGACCCAGCCAGACCCGTCCGGGACCACCCCCGCCCAGAACGCCGCGCGCCTTCTGCTCGGCTCGGCCCTGATCTTCGCGGGGGTGGGGCACCTCACCTTCGCCCGCCAGGAGTTCCAGGCGCAGGTGCCCGACTCGCTGCCGTTCGACCAGGACGGCGTGGTCCTCGCTTCCGGCGTGGCGGAGATCGCGCTGGGGGCCACCCTGATCGGCATCCCCGCCAAGCGTCGCCGGACTGCCGGAGCGGTGGCGGCCGCCTTTTTCGTCGCGGTCTTTCCCGGCAACATCTCGCAGCTCCTGACCCACTCCGACTCGCTGGGCCTGGACACCGACACCAAACGCTGGCTGCGGCTGCCCGGCCAGCCCCTGCTGATCGCCTGGGCGCTGTGGTCCACGGGCTTTTTCAACAAGAAGGGCAGCTGA
- a CDS encoding cytochrome P450 — translation MTTDPMTPAGRCPFHTAADQTGAGTASLTRQDKLAPAPGAAMPDARGMYRVYDFQAARDLLRSDAVRQAGFMAEVATRAPGLGRAPVLFAEGEEHHEMRRSTARYFTPTHVERYQPMIAGLADDLIGRLARDGEANLDDLSLKLAVEVAAQVVGITDSAVPGLERRVMAFVEHGADSEPGAPQPRGRGGKLGALWRQRQILAFFLLDVKPSIAARRRERKDDLISHLLDRGYTDTEILTECLTYGTAGMVTTREFITVAAWHMLRRPELRAEYVHGTEKERHAILHEILRLEPVVKVLYRRALEDIQAGDTLIPQGSVVALSVQETNVDPAMVGEDAAQLCPARPLPRGVQAPVLSFGDGSHRCPGAFLAIKESDLFLRRLLIWNDLHLVSPPDVGFNETVKGYELRGLRVGLGGTGPSGGAARA, via the coding sequence ATGACCACCGACCCCATGACCCCCGCCGGGCGCTGTCCCTTCCATACCGCCGCCGATCAGACCGGCGCAGGCACCGCCTCGCTGACGCGCCAGGACAAACTCGCCCCCGCACCGGGCGCGGCGATGCCCGACGCGCGCGGCATGTACCGCGTCTACGACTTTCAGGCGGCCCGTGACCTCCTGCGCTCGGACGCGGTCCGGCAGGCCGGATTCATGGCCGAGGTGGCCACCCGCGCGCCGGGCCTGGGCCGCGCGCCGGTCCTCTTCGCCGAGGGCGAGGAACACCACGAGATGCGGCGCTCGACCGCGCGCTACTTCACGCCGACCCATGTCGAGCGCTACCAGCCGATGATCGCGGGGCTGGCCGACGACCTGATCGGCAGGCTGGCGCGCGACGGCGAGGCGAATCTCGACGACCTGAGCCTGAAGCTGGCGGTCGAGGTCGCCGCGCAGGTCGTGGGCATCACCGACAGCGCGGTGCCGGGTCTGGAACGGCGCGTGATGGCCTTCGTCGAACACGGGGCCGACAGCGAGCCGGGCGCGCCGCAGCCCCGGGGCCGGGGCGGCAAGCTGGGGGCGCTGTGGCGCCAGCGGCAGATCCTGGCCTTCTTCCTGCTGGACGTCAAGCCGTCCATCGCCGCGCGCCGCCGCGAGCGCAAGGACGACCTCATCAGCCACCTGCTCGACCGGGGCTATACCGACACCGAAATCCTGACCGAGTGCCTGACCTACGGCACGGCCGGGATGGTCACCACCCGCGAGTTCATCACCGTGGCGGCGTGGCACATGCTCCGGCGGCCCGAGCTGCGCGCAGAGTATGTCCACGGCACCGAGAAGGAGCGTCACGCCATCCTGCACGAAATCCTGCGCCTGGAGCCGGTCGTCAAGGTCCTGTACCGCCGCGCGCTGGAGGATATCCAGGCCGGGGACACCCTCATCCCGCAGGGCAGCGTCGTGGCCCTGAGCGTGCAGGAGACGAACGTGGACCCCGCCATGGTGGGCGAGGACGCCGCGCAGCTGTGCCCGGCCCGCCCCCTGCCGCGCGGCGTGCAGGCGCCGGTGCTGTCGTTCGGAGACGGCTCACACCGCTGCCCCGGCGCCTTCCTGGCGATCAAGGAGAGCGACCTGTTCCTGCGGCGCCTGCTCATCTGGAACGACCTGCATCTGGTCTCGCCGCCCGACGTGGGCTTCAACGAGACGGTCAAGGGCTACGAACTGCGCGGCCTGCGGGTGGGTCTGGGCGGCACCGGACCGAGCGGGGGCGCGGCGCGGGCCTGA
- a CDS encoding CHAD domain-containing protein, protein MPRTPNRLLEDLWPALAQGDPQAVHEARKLTRKVAAELKLGDAPKKTRRAWRDLRRAVAPLRDRDVAFGHIGEALDELGQGGAGREAFAADWGRQRAEAVAALKLPKVPTDAPRPKHLGRRAREALTEQAGELLASGPGVLKARRPDTWHEWRKALKNYRYTLELLREPPDALKAVLDSLGRLQDAEVVLDILEHEPWLEGARADLIARERRIRLESRKEVRAQWPALEAHLNRVLETGGRKD, encoded by the coding sequence ATGCCCAGGACGCCCAACCGACTGCTCGAAGACCTGTGGCCCGCGTTGGCCCAGGGCGACCCGCAAGCCGTTCACGAGGCGCGCAAGCTGACCCGCAAGGTCGCCGCCGAGCTGAAGCTGGGGGACGCCCCCAAAAAGACCCGCCGGGCCTGGCGCGACCTGCGCCGCGCGGTCGCTCCGCTGCGGGACCGCGACGTGGCCTTCGGGCACATCGGAGAGGCACTGGACGAACTGGGGCAGGGCGGCGCGGGCCGCGAGGCCTTCGCCGCCGACTGGGGGCGCCAGCGCGCCGAGGCGGTCGCGGCCCTGAAGTTGCCGAAGGTGCCTACCGACGCCCCGCGCCCGAAGCACCTGGGGCGCCGGGCGCGCGAGGCCCTGACCGAGCAGGCGGGCGAACTGCTGGCGTCCGGCCCCGGCGTGTTGAAGGCGCGGCGCCCCGACACCTGGCACGAGTGGCGTAAGGCCCTGAAGAACTACCGCTATACCCTCGAACTCCTGCGCGAGCCGCCGGATGCTCTCAAGGCCGTGCTGGACAGTCTGGGCCGCCTCCAGGACGCCGAGGTCGTGCTGGATATCCTGGAGCACGAGCCCTGGCTGGAGGGCGCCCGCGCCGACCTGATCGCCCGCGAGCGCCGCATCCGCCTGGAGAGCCGCAAAGAGGTGCGAGCGCAGTGGCCCGCCCTGGAAGCGCACCTGAATCGGGTGCTGGAAACTGGGGGCCGCAAGGACTGA
- a CDS encoding ABC transporter permease — protein sequence MKPRTSPLLAGWAWLVYAFLYLPMLVLIVFSFNDSRFGATWEGFTTRWYGVLFARSDVREALTNTLLVAVSSTLISTVLGTLVGFALWRYTLRWRTPLTFLLVMPIVIPDVVMGVMLLMFYALVRGGLELTGWTFENGFWTVMFAHVTFQISYVTLTVRSRLAGYGKDLMEAAADLGANTFQAFRQVILPLALPGVLSGALLAFTLSLDDFVVTYFTSGSGFRTLPVLIYTSVKRGVTPDINALSTLLIVFTVVVIVAGNALLRPRRGRA from the coding sequence GTGAAGCCCCGCACCTCTCCCCTGCTCGCGGGCTGGGCGTGGCTGGTCTACGCCTTCCTGTACCTGCCGATGCTCGTCTTGATCGTGTTCTCGTTCAACGATTCGCGTTTTGGGGCCACCTGGGAAGGCTTCACGACGCGCTGGTACGGGGTGCTCTTCGCCCGCAGCGACGTGCGCGAGGCGCTGACGAATACGCTGCTCGTGGCCGTGTCCAGCACCCTCATCAGCACGGTGCTGGGCACGCTGGTGGGCTTCGCGCTGTGGCGCTACACCCTGCGCTGGCGCACGCCGCTGACCTTTCTGCTCGTCATGCCCATCGTGATTCCCGACGTGGTCATGGGCGTGATGCTGCTCATGTTCTACGCCCTGGTGCGCGGCGGCCTGGAACTGACCGGCTGGACCTTCGAGAACGGTTTCTGGACGGTGATGTTCGCGCACGTCACCTTCCAGATCAGCTACGTGACCCTCACGGTGCGCTCGCGGCTGGCGGGCTACGGCAAAGACCTCATGGAAGCCGCCGCCGACCTGGGCGCGAACACCTTCCAGGCCTTCCGGCAGGTCATCCTGCCCCTGGCGCTGCCGGGCGTGCTGTCGGGGGCGCTGCTGGCCTTCACGCTGTCGCTCGACGACTTCGTGGTCACGTACTTTACCAGCGGCTCGGGCTTCCGCACGCTGCCGGTGCTCATCTACACGTCGGTCAAGCGCGGGGTCACGCCCGACATCAACGCCCTGAGCACCCTGCTCATCGTGTTCACGGTCGTGGTGATCGTGGCGGGCAACGCCCTGCTGCGCCCGCGCCGGGGGCGGGCATGA
- the map gene encoding type I methionyl aminopeptidase — protein MSRIALKSAREIEVMHRAGGLVAETFRVLEPYVKPGVTLKELDRLAEEHIRKAGATPAYLGYGPRTNPFPGTICASVNEVICHGIPDGRVLMDGDILGMDIGVLLDGYYGDACYTYTVGGVSAEVQALVDTTRQCLQAGLDVVKPGARTGDIGHAIQTLAESRGYGVVREYTGHGVGKRLHEEPTIYHWGARYTGLKLQPGMVFTIEPMINLGTPETRLLADGWTVITADKKPSAQFEHTLVVTAKGCDVLTL, from the coding sequence ATGAGCCGCATTGCCCTGAAATCCGCCCGCGAGATCGAAGTCATGCACCGCGCCGGGGGGCTGGTCGCCGAGACCTTCCGGGTGCTGGAGCCCTACGTCAAGCCCGGCGTGACCCTCAAGGAACTCGACCGCTTGGCCGAGGAACATATCCGCAAGGCCGGAGCCACCCCCGCCTACCTGGGCTACGGACCGCGCACCAATCCCTTTCCGGGGACCATCTGCGCGAGCGTGAACGAGGTCATCTGCCACGGCATCCCCGACGGGCGCGTCCTGATGGACGGCGACATCCTAGGTATGGACATCGGCGTGCTGCTGGACGGCTACTACGGCGACGCCTGTTACACCTACACGGTCGGCGGGGTGAGCGCCGAGGTGCAGGCGCTGGTGGACACGACCCGGCAGTGCCTCCAGGCGGGGCTGGACGTGGTGAAGCCCGGCGCACGGACCGGCGACATCGGGCACGCCATCCAGACGCTGGCCGAGTCGCGCGGTTACGGCGTGGTGCGCGAGTACACCGGCCACGGCGTCGGCAAGCGGCTGCACGAGGAACCGACCATCTACCACTGGGGCGCGCGCTACACCGGCCTGAAGCTGCAACCCGGCATGGTGTTCACCATCGAGCCGATGATCAACCTCGGCACGCCCGAAACGCGCCTGCTGGCCGACGGCTGGACCGTGATCACGGCCGACAAGAAGCCCAGCGCGCAGTTCGAGCACACCCTGGTCGTGACGGCCAAGGGCTGCGACGTCCTGACCCTCTGA
- a CDS encoding ABC transporter permease — protein sequence MNPRRFFSTLGPGVLWLAAFLIVPSLIMLGYSLLTRTDLAQVGPPWTLENWQRVFGYDALFREWVPDNLRVLWRSLVIAALSTLLCVVMGYPLAFYIARQEDRRKQMLLLLLVIPFWINFLIRVYAWILILRPFGLYPSTAATFLGMVYALLPFFVLPVYASVEKVDWRLLEAAQDLGASPLRAFLAGVVPQTLPGLIAGVLLTFIPALGMFVVSDILGGAKTALIGNLIQNQFGQAGDWPYGSALSFLLMGAVLLGLWLYARAAGQKGLEELL from the coding sequence GTGAATCCCCGCCGCTTCTTCTCGACCCTCGGCCCCGGCGTGCTGTGGCTGGCGGCCTTCCTGATCGTGCCGTCGCTGATCATGCTGGGCTACTCGCTGCTCACGCGCACCGACCTGGCGCAGGTGGGGCCGCCCTGGACGCTGGAAAACTGGCAGCGGGTCTTCGGGTACGACGCCCTGTTCCGCGAGTGGGTGCCCGACAACCTGCGGGTGCTGTGGCGCTCGCTGGTCATCGCGGCCCTCAGCACGCTGCTGTGCGTGGTCATGGGCTACCCGCTGGCCTTCTATATCGCCCGGCAGGAAGACCGGCGCAAGCAGATGCTGCTGCTGCTACTCGTCATTCCCTTCTGGATCAACTTCCTGATCCGGGTGTACGCCTGGATTCTCATTCTGCGGCCCTTCGGGCTCTACCCCAGCACGGCCGCCACCTTTCTGGGCATGGTGTACGCGCTGCTGCCCTTTTTCGTGCTGCCAGTGTACGCCAGCGTGGAAAAGGTGGACTGGCGGCTGCTCGAGGCCGCGCAGGACCTCGGGGCCTCGCCGCTGCGCGCCTTCCTGGCCGGCGTGGTGCCGCAGACCCTGCCGGGCCTCATCGCCGGCGTCCTGCTCACCTTCATTCCGGCGCTGGGGATGTTCGTGGTGTCGGACATCCTGGGCGGGGCCAAGACGGCCCTGATCGGCAACCTCATCCAGAACCAGTTCGGACAGGCGGGCGACTGGCCCTACGGCTCGGCGCTGAGCTTCCTCCTGATGGGCGCGGTGCTGCTGGGCCTGTGGCTCTACGCCCGCGCGGCCGGGCAGAAGGGCCTGGAGGAGCTGCTGTGA
- a CDS encoding polyamine ABC transporter substrate-binding protein, translating into MRRAGWLLAGLLLAGCHRVERADPASEGNGTTTPPPSSQGDGRTLRIFMWSDYIDPQVVKDFEKREGVRVVIDTFESNENMLAKLQGGGASYDLATPSNYVVQTMVRAQLLQPMDKAKLSHFGNVAAGFLNPNFDPGNTYTVPYQFAATGLAYNSGRYVPPEESWRLIFGPEDRVRFALLDDPREVIGAALKYLGHSVNSTDVEELRAARDLLRRTVRKRGFESFSGGPETRNKLLAGQIDLGQIYVGDLLQGAAEDRRLKVFLPREGTTISTDTLVLLRGSPNPALARRFVNYVLEPQVSAAISNYTYYGNPNRAAQPLLDPFLRAQKAFNPSAEDFSSGRVEFINELPRGAAPRLYDRIWTELKSR; encoded by the coding sequence ATGAGGCGGGCGGGCTGGCTGCTCGCCGGGCTGCTGCTCGCGGGCTGCCACCGCGTCGAGCGGGCCGATCCCGCCAGCGAGGGCAACGGCACGACCACGCCGCCGCCGAGCAGCCAGGGCGACGGACGGACCCTGCGCATCTTCATGTGGTCGGACTACATCGACCCCCAGGTGGTCAAGGACTTCGAGAAGCGCGAGGGCGTGCGGGTGGTCATCGACACCTTCGAGAGCAACGAGAACATGCTCGCCAAGCTCCAGGGCGGCGGCGCGAGCTACGACCTCGCCACGCCGAGCAACTACGTCGTGCAGACGATGGTGCGCGCGCAACTGCTCCAGCCGATGGACAAGGCGAAGCTGAGCCACTTCGGGAACGTGGCCGCCGGCTTCCTGAACCCCAACTTCGACCCCGGCAACACCTACACCGTGCCCTACCAGTTCGCGGCGACGGGGCTGGCCTACAACTCGGGCCGCTACGTGCCCCCGGAGGAGAGCTGGCGGCTGATCTTCGGGCCCGAGGACCGGGTGCGCTTCGCCCTGCTCGACGACCCGCGCGAGGTGATCGGCGCGGCCCTGAAATACCTGGGCCACAGCGTGAACAGCACCGATGTCGAGGAACTGCGCGCGGCCCGCGACCTCCTGCGGCGCACGGTGCGCAAGCGCGGTTTCGAGTCCTTCTCGGGCGGCCCGGAGACGCGCAACAAGCTGCTGGCGGGCCAGATCGACCTCGGGCAGATCTACGTGGGCGACCTCCTCCAGGGCGCGGCCGAGGACCGGCGCCTCAAGGTCTTCCTGCCCCGCGAGGGCACCACCATCAGCACCGATACGCTCGTGCTGTTGCGCGGCAGCCCGAATCCGGCGCTGGCGCGGCGCTTCGTGAACTACGTGCTGGAGCCGCAGGTCAGCGCCGCCATCAGCAACTACACCTACTACGGCAACCCCAACCGCGCCGCCCAGCCGCTGCTCGACCCCTTCCTGCGCGCCCAGAAGGCCTTCAACCCCAGCGCCGAGGACTTCTCGTCGGGCCGGGTCGAATTCATCAACGAGCTGCCGCGCGGCGCGGCCCCCAGGCTCTACGACCGCATCTGGACCGAGCTGAAAAGCCGCTAG
- a CDS encoding ABC transporter ATP-binding protein has product MVDVYKSYRGAGGQATQVLDDVDLDIRRGEFFSLLGPSGCGKTTLLRILAGFEQADAGAVVIGGRDMTGVPAHQRPVNTVFQSYALFPHLSVADNVAFGLRQKGLRGPALRDRVNRALETVRIQDFGARRPDQLSGGQRQRVALARAIVNEPEVLLLDEPLSALDLKLRKELQVELSNLQETLGITFVFVTHDQEEALVMSDRIAVMNRGRIEQLGRAEELYERPRTAFVANFLGSSNLIPGTVAELTPEGAVVRTAHGPLLTLHGAGLHVGQDVTLSIRPEKLRMERDDETEGNEVRARVDDIVYTGAENQYLLEAGGQRLMAFQLNADIGADEDFDYDEEVALYLPPASLVVLEDDPQAPISGAAP; this is encoded by the coding sequence GTGGTGGACGTGTACAAGAGCTACCGGGGCGCGGGCGGTCAGGCCACGCAGGTGCTCGACGACGTGGACCTCGACATCCGCCGGGGCGAGTTCTTCAGCCTGCTGGGGCCATCGGGCTGCGGCAAGACCACGCTACTGCGCATCCTGGCGGGCTTTGAGCAGGCCGACGCGGGCGCGGTGGTCATCGGCGGGCGCGACATGACCGGCGTGCCCGCGCACCAGCGCCCCGTGAATACGGTGTTCCAGAGCTACGCCCTCTTTCCGCACCTGAGCGTGGCCGACAACGTGGCCTTCGGGCTGCGCCAGAAGGGCCTGCGCGGCCCGGCGCTGCGCGACCGCGTGAACCGCGCGCTGGAGACGGTCCGCATTCAGGATTTCGGCGCGCGGCGGCCCGACCAGCTCTCGGGCGGGCAGCGCCAGCGCGTCGCCCTGGCCCGGGCCATCGTGAACGAGCCGGAGGTGCTGCTGCTCGACGAGCCGCTCTCGGCGCTGGACCTCAAGCTGCGCAAGGAACTTCAGGTCGAACTCTCGAACCTCCAGGAGACGCTGGGCATCACCTTCGTGTTCGTGACCCACGACCAGGAGGAGGCCCTGGTCATGAGCGACCGCATCGCCGTGATGAACCGGGGCCGCATCGAGCAGCTCGGGCGCGCCGAGGAACTGTACGAGCGCCCGCGCACGGCCTTCGTGGCGAACTTCCTGGGCAGCAGCAACCTGATTCCCGGCACGGTGGCCGAGCTGACGCCGGAGGGCGCGGTCGTGCGCACCGCCCACGGCCCGCTGCTGACGCTGCACGGCGCGGGCCTGCACGTGGGCCAGGACGTGACCCTGAGCATCCGCCCCGAGAAGCTGCGGATGGAGCGCGACGACGAAACCGAAGGCAACGAGGTGCGCGCCCGCGTGGACGACATCGTGTACACGGGGGCCGAGAACCAGTACCTGCTGGAGGCGGGCGGTCAGCGTCTGATGGCCTTTCAGCTCAACGCCGACATCGGGGCCGACGAGGACTTCGACTACGACGAGGAAGTCGCCCTGTACCTGCCCCCCGCGAGCCTGGTCGTGCTGGAAGACGACCCGCAGGCCCCCATCAGCGGGGCCGCGCCGTGA